The Phocoena phocoena chromosome 21, mPhoPho1.1, whole genome shotgun sequence genome includes a region encoding these proteins:
- the FGFR1 gene encoding fibroblast growth factor receptor 1 isoform X6, giving the protein MWSWKCLLFWAVLVTATLCTARPAPTLPEQAQPWGAPVEVESLLVHPGDLLQLRCRLRDDVQSINWLRDGVQLVESNRTRITGEEVEVRDSVPADSGLYACVTSSPSGSDTTYFSVNVSDALPSSEDDDDDDDSSSEEKETDNTKPNRMPVAPYWTSPEKMEKKLHAVPAAKTVKFKCPSSGTPNPTLRWLKNGKEFKPDHRIGGYKVRYATWSIIMDSVVPSDKGNYTCVVENEYGSINHTYQLDVVERSPHRPILQAGLPANKTVALGSNVEFMCKVYSDPQPHIQWLKHIEVNGSKIGPDNLPYVQILKTAGVNTTDKEMEVLHLRNVSFEDAGEYTCLAGNSIGLSHHSAWLTVLEALEERPAVMTSPLYLEIIIYCTGAFLISCMVGSVIIYKMKSGTKKSDFHSQMAVHKLAKSIPLRRQVSADSSASMNSGVLLVRPSRLSSSGTPMLAGVSEYELPEDPRWELPRDRLVLGKPLGEGCFGQVVLAEAIGLDKDKPNRVTKVAVKMLKSDATEKDLSDLISEMEMMKMIGKHKNIINLLGACTQDGPLYVIVEYASKGNLREYLQARRPPGLEYCYNPSRHPEEQLSSKDLVSCAYQVARGMEYLASKKCIHRDLAARNVLVTEDNVMKIADFGLARDIHHIDYYKKTTNGRLPVKWMAPEALFDRIYTHQSDVWSFGVLLWEIFTLGGSPYPGVPVEELFKLLKEGHRMDKPSNCTNELYMMMRDCWHAVPSQRPTFKQLVEDLDRIVALTSNQEYLDLSMPLDQYSPSFPDTRSSTCSSGEDSVFSHEPLPEEPCLPRHPAQLANGGLKRR; this is encoded by the exons CCCAGCCCTGGGGAGCCCCCGTGGAAGTGGAGTCCCTCCTGGTCCACCCCGGTGACCTGCTGCAGCTCCGCTGTCGGCTGCGGGACGATGTTCAGAGCATCAACTGGCTGCGGGACGGGGTGCAGCTGGTGGAAAGCAACCGCACCCGCATCAcgggggaggaggtggaggtgcgGGATTCCGTGCCCGCCGACTCCGGCCTCTACGCCTGCGTGACCAGCAGCCCCTCGGGCAGCGATACCACCTACTTCTCCGTCAACGTCTCAG ATGCTCTCCCCTCCTCGGAGgacgatgatgacgatgatgactCCTCTTCAGAGGAGAAAGAGACCGATAACACCAAACCAAACCGTATGC CCGTGGCTCCCTACTGGACGTCGccagaaaagatggaaaagaaactgCACGCAGTGCCAGCTGCCAAGACAGTGAAGTTCAAATGCCCTTCCAGTGGGACCCCTAACCCCACGCTCCGCTGGCTGAAAAATGGCAAAGAATTCAAGCCTGACCACAGGATCGGAGGCTACAAG GTCCGTTATGCCACCTGGAGCATCATAATGGACTCCGTGGTGCCTTCTGATAAGGGCAACTACACCTGTGTCGTGGAGAACGAGTATGGCAGCATCAACCACACCTACCAGCTTGATGTCGTGG agCGGTCCCCTCACCGGCCCATCCTGCAGGCAGGGTTGCCAGCCAACAAGACAGTGGCCCTGGGCAGCAATGTGGAGTTCATGTGTAAGGTGTACAGCGACCCGCAGCCCCATATCCAGTGGCTAAAGCACATCGAGGTGAATGGGAGTAAGATTGGTCCGGACAACCTGCCTTATGTCCAGATCTTGAAG ACGGCCGGAGTTAATACCACCGACAAAGAGATGGAGGTGCTGCACTTAAGGAATGTCTCCTTTGAGGACGCGGGGGAGTATACATGCTTGGCGGGTAACTCTATCGGACTCTCCCATCACTCTGCATGGTTGACCGTTCTGGAAG CCCTGGAAGAGAGACCGGCGGTGATGACCTCGCCCCTGTACCTGGAGATCATCATCTATTGCACGGGGGCCTTCCTCATCTCCTGCATGGTGGGGTCTGTCATCATCTATAAGATGAAGAGTGGCACCAAGAAGAGTGACTTCCACAGCCAGATGGCCGTGCACAAGCTGGCCAAGAGCATCCCTCTGCGCAGACAG GTGTCGGCCGACTCCAGCGCATCCATGAACTCTGGGGTCCTGCTGGTCCGGCCCTCGCGTCTCTCCTCCAGCGGGACCCCCATGCTGGCTGGGGTCTCTGAATACGAGCTTCCCGAAGACCCTCGCTGGGAGCTGCCTCGGGACAG ACTGGTTTTAGGCAAACCCCTGGGAGAGGGCTGCTTTGGGCAGGTGGTGTTGGCGGAGGCCATTGGGCTGGACAAGGACAAACCCAACCGGGTGACCAAAGTGGCTGTGAAGATGCTGAAGT CGGATGCAACCGAGAAAGACCTGTCGGACCTGATCTCCGAAATGGAGATGATGAAGATGATTGGGAAACACAAGAACATCATCAACCTGCTGGGGGCCTGCACGCAGGACG GCCCCCTGTATGTCATCGTGGAGTACGCCTCCAAGGGCAACCTCCGAGAGTACCTGCAGGCCCGGAGGCCGCCGGGGCTGGAATACTGCTACAATCCCAGCCGTCATCCCGAGGAACAGCTGTCCTCCAAGGACCTGGTATCCTGTGCCTATCAGGTGGCCCGAGGCATGGAGTATCTCGCCTCCAAGAAG TGCATACACCGAGACCTGGCCGCCAGGAACGTGCTGGTGACGGAGGACAACGTGATGAAGATCGCAGACTTTGGCCTAGCTCGTGACATCCACCACATCGACTACTATAAAAAGACGACCAAC GGCCGACTGCCTGTCAAGTGGATGGCACCCGAGGCCTTGTTTGACCGGATCTACACCCACCAGAGCGACGT GTGGTCTTTTGGGGTGCTTCTGTGGGAAATCTTCACTCTGGGCGGCTCCCCGTACCCTGGCGTCCCTGTGGAGGAGCTTTTCAAGCTGCTGAAGGAGGGTCATCGTATGGACAAGCCCAGTAACTGCACCAATGAGCT GTACATGATGATGCGAGACTGCTGGCATGCGGTACCCTCTCAAAGACCTACCTTCAAGCAGCTGGTGGAAGACCTGGACCGCATAGTGGCCTTGACCTCCAACCAG GAGTACCTGGACCTATCAATGCCCCTGGACCAGTACTCCCCCAGCTTCCCCGACACCCGCAGCTCTACCTGCTCCTCTGGGGAGGATTCCGTCTTCTCTCACGAGCCCTTGCCCGAGGAGCCCTGTCTGCCCCGACACCCGGCCCAGCTGGCCAATGGCGGACTCAAACGGCGCTGA
- the FGFR1 gene encoding fibroblast growth factor receptor 1 isoform X5, with protein sequence MWSWKCLLFWAVLVTATLCTARPAPTLPEQAQPWGAPVEVESLLVHPGDLLQLRCRLRDDVQSINWLRDGVQLVESNRTRITGEEVEVRDSVPADSGLYACVTSSPSGSDTTYFSVNVSDALPSSEDDDDDDDSSSEEKETDNTKPNPVAPYWTSPEKMEKKLHAVPAAKTVKFKCPSSGTPNPTLRWLKNGKEFKPDHRIGGYKVRYATWSIIMDSVVPSDKGNYTCVVENEYGSINHTYQLDVVERSPHRPILQAGLPANKTVALGSNVEFMCKVYSDPQPHIQWLKHIEVNGSKIGPDNLPYVQILKTAGVNTTDKEMEVLHLRNVSFEDAGEYTCLAGNSIGLSHHSAWLTVLEALEERPAVMTSPLYLEIIIYCTGAFLISCMVGSVIIYKMKSGTKKSDFHSQMAVHKLAKSIPLRRQVTECRWGVSADSSASMNSGVLLVRPSRLSSSGTPMLAGVSEYELPEDPRWELPRDRLVLGKPLGEGCFGQVVLAEAIGLDKDKPNRVTKVAVKMLKSDATEKDLSDLISEMEMMKMIGKHKNIINLLGACTQDGPLYVIVEYASKGNLREYLQARRPPGLEYCYNPSRHPEEQLSSKDLVSCAYQVARGMEYLASKKCIHRDLAARNVLVTEDNVMKIADFGLARDIHHIDYYKKTTNGRLPVKWMAPEALFDRIYTHQSDVWSFGVLLWEIFTLGGSPYPGVPVEELFKLLKEGHRMDKPSNCTNELYMMMRDCWHAVPSQRPTFKQLVEDLDRIVALTSNQEYLDLSMPLDQYSPSFPDTRSSTCSSGEDSVFSHEPLPEEPCLPRHPAQLANGGLKRR encoded by the exons CCCAGCCCTGGGGAGCCCCCGTGGAAGTGGAGTCCCTCCTGGTCCACCCCGGTGACCTGCTGCAGCTCCGCTGTCGGCTGCGGGACGATGTTCAGAGCATCAACTGGCTGCGGGACGGGGTGCAGCTGGTGGAAAGCAACCGCACCCGCATCAcgggggaggaggtggaggtgcgGGATTCCGTGCCCGCCGACTCCGGCCTCTACGCCTGCGTGACCAGCAGCCCCTCGGGCAGCGATACCACCTACTTCTCCGTCAACGTCTCAG ATGCTCTCCCCTCCTCGGAGgacgatgatgacgatgatgactCCTCTTCAGAGGAGAAAGAGACCGATAACACCAAACCAAACC CCGTGGCTCCCTACTGGACGTCGccagaaaagatggaaaagaaactgCACGCAGTGCCAGCTGCCAAGACAGTGAAGTTCAAATGCCCTTCCAGTGGGACCCCTAACCCCACGCTCCGCTGGCTGAAAAATGGCAAAGAATTCAAGCCTGACCACAGGATCGGAGGCTACAAG GTCCGTTATGCCACCTGGAGCATCATAATGGACTCCGTGGTGCCTTCTGATAAGGGCAACTACACCTGTGTCGTGGAGAACGAGTATGGCAGCATCAACCACACCTACCAGCTTGATGTCGTGG agCGGTCCCCTCACCGGCCCATCCTGCAGGCAGGGTTGCCAGCCAACAAGACAGTGGCCCTGGGCAGCAATGTGGAGTTCATGTGTAAGGTGTACAGCGACCCGCAGCCCCATATCCAGTGGCTAAAGCACATCGAGGTGAATGGGAGTAAGATTGGTCCGGACAACCTGCCTTATGTCCAGATCTTGAAG ACGGCCGGAGTTAATACCACCGACAAAGAGATGGAGGTGCTGCACTTAAGGAATGTCTCCTTTGAGGACGCGGGGGAGTATACATGCTTGGCGGGTAACTCTATCGGACTCTCCCATCACTCTGCATGGTTGACCGTTCTGGAAG CCCTGGAAGAGAGACCGGCGGTGATGACCTCGCCCCTGTACCTGGAGATCATCATCTATTGCACGGGGGCCTTCCTCATCTCCTGCATGGTGGGGTCTGTCATCATCTATAAGATGAAGAGTGGCACCAAGAAGAGTGACTTCCACAGCCAGATGGCCGTGCACAAGCTGGCCAAGAGCATCCCTCTGCGCAGACAGGTAACAGAATGTAGATGGGGG GTGTCGGCCGACTCCAGCGCATCCATGAACTCTGGGGTCCTGCTGGTCCGGCCCTCGCGTCTCTCCTCCAGCGGGACCCCCATGCTGGCTGGGGTCTCTGAATACGAGCTTCCCGAAGACCCTCGCTGGGAGCTGCCTCGGGACAG ACTGGTTTTAGGCAAACCCCTGGGAGAGGGCTGCTTTGGGCAGGTGGTGTTGGCGGAGGCCATTGGGCTGGACAAGGACAAACCCAACCGGGTGACCAAAGTGGCTGTGAAGATGCTGAAGT CGGATGCAACCGAGAAAGACCTGTCGGACCTGATCTCCGAAATGGAGATGATGAAGATGATTGGGAAACACAAGAACATCATCAACCTGCTGGGGGCCTGCACGCAGGACG GCCCCCTGTATGTCATCGTGGAGTACGCCTCCAAGGGCAACCTCCGAGAGTACCTGCAGGCCCGGAGGCCGCCGGGGCTGGAATACTGCTACAATCCCAGCCGTCATCCCGAGGAACAGCTGTCCTCCAAGGACCTGGTATCCTGTGCCTATCAGGTGGCCCGAGGCATGGAGTATCTCGCCTCCAAGAAG TGCATACACCGAGACCTGGCCGCCAGGAACGTGCTGGTGACGGAGGACAACGTGATGAAGATCGCAGACTTTGGCCTAGCTCGTGACATCCACCACATCGACTACTATAAAAAGACGACCAAC GGCCGACTGCCTGTCAAGTGGATGGCACCCGAGGCCTTGTTTGACCGGATCTACACCCACCAGAGCGACGT GTGGTCTTTTGGGGTGCTTCTGTGGGAAATCTTCACTCTGGGCGGCTCCCCGTACCCTGGCGTCCCTGTGGAGGAGCTTTTCAAGCTGCTGAAGGAGGGTCATCGTATGGACAAGCCCAGTAACTGCACCAATGAGCT GTACATGATGATGCGAGACTGCTGGCATGCGGTACCCTCTCAAAGACCTACCTTCAAGCAGCTGGTGGAAGACCTGGACCGCATAGTGGCCTTGACCTCCAACCAG GAGTACCTGGACCTATCAATGCCCCTGGACCAGTACTCCCCCAGCTTCCCCGACACCCGCAGCTCTACCTGCTCCTCTGGGGAGGATTCCGTCTTCTCTCACGAGCCCTTGCCCGAGGAGCCCTGTCTGCCCCGACACCCGGCCCAGCTGGCCAATGGCGGACTCAAACGGCGCTGA
- the FGFR1 gene encoding fibroblast growth factor receptor 1 isoform X7, producing MWSWKCLLFWAVLVTATLCTARPAPTLPEQAQPWGAPVEVESLLVHPGDLLQLRCRLRDDVQSINWLRDGVQLVESNRTRITGEEVEVRDSVPADSGLYACVTSSPSGSDTTYFSVNVSDALPSSEDDDDDDDSSSEEKETDNTKPNPVAPYWTSPEKMEKKLHAVPAAKTVKFKCPSSGTPNPTLRWLKNGKEFKPDHRIGGYKVRYATWSIIMDSVVPSDKGNYTCVVENEYGSINHTYQLDVVERSPHRPILQAGLPANKTVALGSNVEFMCKVYSDPQPHIQWLKHIEVNGSKIGPDNLPYVQILKTAGVNTTDKEMEVLHLRNVSFEDAGEYTCLAGNSIGLSHHSAWLTVLEALEERPAVMTSPLYLEIIIYCTGAFLISCMVGSVIIYKMKSGTKKSDFHSQMAVHKLAKSIPLRRQVSADSSASMNSGVLLVRPSRLSSSGTPMLAGVSEYELPEDPRWELPRDRLVLGKPLGEGCFGQVVLAEAIGLDKDKPNRVTKVAVKMLKSDATEKDLSDLISEMEMMKMIGKHKNIINLLGACTQDGPLYVIVEYASKGNLREYLQARRPPGLEYCYNPSRHPEEQLSSKDLVSCAYQVARGMEYLASKKCIHRDLAARNVLVTEDNVMKIADFGLARDIHHIDYYKKTTNGRLPVKWMAPEALFDRIYTHQSDVWSFGVLLWEIFTLGGSPYPGVPVEELFKLLKEGHRMDKPSNCTNELYMMMRDCWHAVPSQRPTFKQLVEDLDRIVALTSNQEYLDLSMPLDQYSPSFPDTRSSTCSSGEDSVFSHEPLPEEPCLPRHPAQLANGGLKRR from the exons CCCAGCCCTGGGGAGCCCCCGTGGAAGTGGAGTCCCTCCTGGTCCACCCCGGTGACCTGCTGCAGCTCCGCTGTCGGCTGCGGGACGATGTTCAGAGCATCAACTGGCTGCGGGACGGGGTGCAGCTGGTGGAAAGCAACCGCACCCGCATCAcgggggaggaggtggaggtgcgGGATTCCGTGCCCGCCGACTCCGGCCTCTACGCCTGCGTGACCAGCAGCCCCTCGGGCAGCGATACCACCTACTTCTCCGTCAACGTCTCAG ATGCTCTCCCCTCCTCGGAGgacgatgatgacgatgatgactCCTCTTCAGAGGAGAAAGAGACCGATAACACCAAACCAAACC CCGTGGCTCCCTACTGGACGTCGccagaaaagatggaaaagaaactgCACGCAGTGCCAGCTGCCAAGACAGTGAAGTTCAAATGCCCTTCCAGTGGGACCCCTAACCCCACGCTCCGCTGGCTGAAAAATGGCAAAGAATTCAAGCCTGACCACAGGATCGGAGGCTACAAG GTCCGTTATGCCACCTGGAGCATCATAATGGACTCCGTGGTGCCTTCTGATAAGGGCAACTACACCTGTGTCGTGGAGAACGAGTATGGCAGCATCAACCACACCTACCAGCTTGATGTCGTGG agCGGTCCCCTCACCGGCCCATCCTGCAGGCAGGGTTGCCAGCCAACAAGACAGTGGCCCTGGGCAGCAATGTGGAGTTCATGTGTAAGGTGTACAGCGACCCGCAGCCCCATATCCAGTGGCTAAAGCACATCGAGGTGAATGGGAGTAAGATTGGTCCGGACAACCTGCCTTATGTCCAGATCTTGAAG ACGGCCGGAGTTAATACCACCGACAAAGAGATGGAGGTGCTGCACTTAAGGAATGTCTCCTTTGAGGACGCGGGGGAGTATACATGCTTGGCGGGTAACTCTATCGGACTCTCCCATCACTCTGCATGGTTGACCGTTCTGGAAG CCCTGGAAGAGAGACCGGCGGTGATGACCTCGCCCCTGTACCTGGAGATCATCATCTATTGCACGGGGGCCTTCCTCATCTCCTGCATGGTGGGGTCTGTCATCATCTATAAGATGAAGAGTGGCACCAAGAAGAGTGACTTCCACAGCCAGATGGCCGTGCACAAGCTGGCCAAGAGCATCCCTCTGCGCAGACAG GTGTCGGCCGACTCCAGCGCATCCATGAACTCTGGGGTCCTGCTGGTCCGGCCCTCGCGTCTCTCCTCCAGCGGGACCCCCATGCTGGCTGGGGTCTCTGAATACGAGCTTCCCGAAGACCCTCGCTGGGAGCTGCCTCGGGACAG ACTGGTTTTAGGCAAACCCCTGGGAGAGGGCTGCTTTGGGCAGGTGGTGTTGGCGGAGGCCATTGGGCTGGACAAGGACAAACCCAACCGGGTGACCAAAGTGGCTGTGAAGATGCTGAAGT CGGATGCAACCGAGAAAGACCTGTCGGACCTGATCTCCGAAATGGAGATGATGAAGATGATTGGGAAACACAAGAACATCATCAACCTGCTGGGGGCCTGCACGCAGGACG GCCCCCTGTATGTCATCGTGGAGTACGCCTCCAAGGGCAACCTCCGAGAGTACCTGCAGGCCCGGAGGCCGCCGGGGCTGGAATACTGCTACAATCCCAGCCGTCATCCCGAGGAACAGCTGTCCTCCAAGGACCTGGTATCCTGTGCCTATCAGGTGGCCCGAGGCATGGAGTATCTCGCCTCCAAGAAG TGCATACACCGAGACCTGGCCGCCAGGAACGTGCTGGTGACGGAGGACAACGTGATGAAGATCGCAGACTTTGGCCTAGCTCGTGACATCCACCACATCGACTACTATAAAAAGACGACCAAC GGCCGACTGCCTGTCAAGTGGATGGCACCCGAGGCCTTGTTTGACCGGATCTACACCCACCAGAGCGACGT GTGGTCTTTTGGGGTGCTTCTGTGGGAAATCTTCACTCTGGGCGGCTCCCCGTACCCTGGCGTCCCTGTGGAGGAGCTTTTCAAGCTGCTGAAGGAGGGTCATCGTATGGACAAGCCCAGTAACTGCACCAATGAGCT GTACATGATGATGCGAGACTGCTGGCATGCGGTACCCTCTCAAAGACCTACCTTCAAGCAGCTGGTGGAAGACCTGGACCGCATAGTGGCCTTGACCTCCAACCAG GAGTACCTGGACCTATCAATGCCCCTGGACCAGTACTCCCCCAGCTTCCCCGACACCCGCAGCTCTACCTGCTCCTCTGGGGAGGATTCCGTCTTCTCTCACGAGCCCTTGCCCGAGGAGCCCTGTCTGCCCCGACACCCGGCCCAGCTGGCCAATGGCGGACTCAAACGGCGCTGA
- the FGFR1 gene encoding fibroblast growth factor receptor 1 isoform X8: MWSWKCLLFWAVLVTATLCTARPAPTLPEQDALPSSEDDDDDDDSSSEEKETDNTKPNRMPVAPYWTSPEKMEKKLHAVPAAKTVKFKCPSSGTPNPTLRWLKNGKEFKPDHRIGGYKVRYATWSIIMDSVVPSDKGNYTCVVENEYGSINHTYQLDVVERSPHRPILQAGLPANKTVALGSNVEFMCKVYSDPQPHIQWLKHIEVNGSKIGPDNLPYVQILKTAGVNTTDKEMEVLHLRNVSFEDAGEYTCLAGNSIGLSHHSAWLTVLEALEERPAVMTSPLYLEIIIYCTGAFLISCMVGSVIIYKMKSGTKKSDFHSQMAVHKLAKSIPLRRQVTECRWGVSADSSASMNSGVLLVRPSRLSSSGTPMLAGVSEYELPEDPRWELPRDRLVLGKPLGEGCFGQVVLAEAIGLDKDKPNRVTKVAVKMLKSDATEKDLSDLISEMEMMKMIGKHKNIINLLGACTQDGPLYVIVEYASKGNLREYLQARRPPGLEYCYNPSRHPEEQLSSKDLVSCAYQVARGMEYLASKKCIHRDLAARNVLVTEDNVMKIADFGLARDIHHIDYYKKTTNGRLPVKWMAPEALFDRIYTHQSDVWSFGVLLWEIFTLGGSPYPGVPVEELFKLLKEGHRMDKPSNCTNELYMMMRDCWHAVPSQRPTFKQLVEDLDRIVALTSNQEYLDLSMPLDQYSPSFPDTRSSTCSSGEDSVFSHEPLPEEPCLPRHPAQLANGGLKRR, encoded by the exons ATGCTCTCCCCTCCTCGGAGgacgatgatgacgatgatgactCCTCTTCAGAGGAGAAAGAGACCGATAACACCAAACCAAACCGTATGC CCGTGGCTCCCTACTGGACGTCGccagaaaagatggaaaagaaactgCACGCAGTGCCAGCTGCCAAGACAGTGAAGTTCAAATGCCCTTCCAGTGGGACCCCTAACCCCACGCTCCGCTGGCTGAAAAATGGCAAAGAATTCAAGCCTGACCACAGGATCGGAGGCTACAAG GTCCGTTATGCCACCTGGAGCATCATAATGGACTCCGTGGTGCCTTCTGATAAGGGCAACTACACCTGTGTCGTGGAGAACGAGTATGGCAGCATCAACCACACCTACCAGCTTGATGTCGTGG agCGGTCCCCTCACCGGCCCATCCTGCAGGCAGGGTTGCCAGCCAACAAGACAGTGGCCCTGGGCAGCAATGTGGAGTTCATGTGTAAGGTGTACAGCGACCCGCAGCCCCATATCCAGTGGCTAAAGCACATCGAGGTGAATGGGAGTAAGATTGGTCCGGACAACCTGCCTTATGTCCAGATCTTGAAG ACGGCCGGAGTTAATACCACCGACAAAGAGATGGAGGTGCTGCACTTAAGGAATGTCTCCTTTGAGGACGCGGGGGAGTATACATGCTTGGCGGGTAACTCTATCGGACTCTCCCATCACTCTGCATGGTTGACCGTTCTGGAAG CCCTGGAAGAGAGACCGGCGGTGATGACCTCGCCCCTGTACCTGGAGATCATCATCTATTGCACGGGGGCCTTCCTCATCTCCTGCATGGTGGGGTCTGTCATCATCTATAAGATGAAGAGTGGCACCAAGAAGAGTGACTTCCACAGCCAGATGGCCGTGCACAAGCTGGCCAAGAGCATCCCTCTGCGCAGACAGGTAACAGAATGTAGATGGGGG GTGTCGGCCGACTCCAGCGCATCCATGAACTCTGGGGTCCTGCTGGTCCGGCCCTCGCGTCTCTCCTCCAGCGGGACCCCCATGCTGGCTGGGGTCTCTGAATACGAGCTTCCCGAAGACCCTCGCTGGGAGCTGCCTCGGGACAG ACTGGTTTTAGGCAAACCCCTGGGAGAGGGCTGCTTTGGGCAGGTGGTGTTGGCGGAGGCCATTGGGCTGGACAAGGACAAACCCAACCGGGTGACCAAAGTGGCTGTGAAGATGCTGAAGT CGGATGCAACCGAGAAAGACCTGTCGGACCTGATCTCCGAAATGGAGATGATGAAGATGATTGGGAAACACAAGAACATCATCAACCTGCTGGGGGCCTGCACGCAGGACG GCCCCCTGTATGTCATCGTGGAGTACGCCTCCAAGGGCAACCTCCGAGAGTACCTGCAGGCCCGGAGGCCGCCGGGGCTGGAATACTGCTACAATCCCAGCCGTCATCCCGAGGAACAGCTGTCCTCCAAGGACCTGGTATCCTGTGCCTATCAGGTGGCCCGAGGCATGGAGTATCTCGCCTCCAAGAAG TGCATACACCGAGACCTGGCCGCCAGGAACGTGCTGGTGACGGAGGACAACGTGATGAAGATCGCAGACTTTGGCCTAGCTCGTGACATCCACCACATCGACTACTATAAAAAGACGACCAAC GGCCGACTGCCTGTCAAGTGGATGGCACCCGAGGCCTTGTTTGACCGGATCTACACCCACCAGAGCGACGT GTGGTCTTTTGGGGTGCTTCTGTGGGAAATCTTCACTCTGGGCGGCTCCCCGTACCCTGGCGTCCCTGTGGAGGAGCTTTTCAAGCTGCTGAAGGAGGGTCATCGTATGGACAAGCCCAGTAACTGCACCAATGAGCT GTACATGATGATGCGAGACTGCTGGCATGCGGTACCCTCTCAAAGACCTACCTTCAAGCAGCTGGTGGAAGACCTGGACCGCATAGTGGCCTTGACCTCCAACCAG GAGTACCTGGACCTATCAATGCCCCTGGACCAGTACTCCCCCAGCTTCCCCGACACCCGCAGCTCTACCTGCTCCTCTGGGGAGGATTCCGTCTTCTCTCACGAGCCCTTGCCCGAGGAGCCCTGTCTGCCCCGACACCCGGCCCAGCTGGCCAATGGCGGACTCAAACGGCGCTGA